The DNA window CGTAGGGCCTCTCCCCCGTGTGGACCCTCTGGTGGCTGTGAAGGTCCGAATTCCGCCGGAAGCCCTTCCCACACTCACTgcatttatagggtttctctcctgtgtggacCCTCTGATGGATGTGGAGGTCGGAGCTCCGGCCAAAGCTCTTCCCGCATTcgcatttgtagggtttctctcctgtgtgcaGTCTCTGATGCATGAGAAGCCCTGAGCTGTAACTGAAACTCTTACCACACACGTTGCATTTGTACAGATGCTGCCCCATGTGAACTCTCTGGTGAGCTTGAAGGTACAAGTTGTGACTGAAACCTTTGCCACACTTGTCACACTGGTAGGGCCTCTCACTGGTGTGTGTTTTCTGATGACTGCTGAGGTGGGAGCTGCAGCTGAATCCCTTTCCACACTCACCACAGCTGTAGGGCTTTTCTCCAGGGTGAATGTGCCGGTGCTTGTGCAGTGCAGACTTAGCACAGAAGCCTTTGCCACACTCGCTGCAGGTGTAGGGCTTCTCCCCTGTGTGCAGCCTCTGATGGACTTGAAGCACTGAGCTGTAACTGAAGCCCTTCCCACACTCGCTGCATTtatatggtttctctccagtgtggacCCTCTGATGGACAAGCAGGTTTGAACTTCGACCAAATGCCTTCCCACACTCCTCACATTTATAGGGTCTCCTTCCTGTGTGCACCCCTTGATGAATAAGAAGAACCGATTTATACCTGAACCCCTTTCCACAGACATCACATCTATAGCGCATGTCTCCCACAGGGGCTCTGGGGTGGTTGTGTATGTGCGTGTTCTGTCTGATGCCCCAACCATGCTCAAGACTCTTAACAGATTTCTCTCCTGTGGGAATTCTTTGATGTCTGTTAAGATGGGCACTGTGCCCCAAGCCCTTACTAAACTCATGATATTGATAGGGTTTCTCTTTCAAAGGTATTCTTGGATGGGGGAGAAGGTCTGAATTGTCCCTGAAGCCATTTCCATATTCGTTACTTTTCAAGCCATTCTCTCCAGGGTTAATGTGATGAAGTACAGAGTTTTTAATGCagtcttttctgcatttattgcaGCCACATGGCTCGTCTATTTCAGGGAATCTGTGATCAACACGACAAGATATCCAGCAAAAGCTGTAATCATCCCAGTTACACTTATATACTGTGTTTTCTGTGTTGAGATTTTTACATCTTTCTTGAACACCCCCTGACTGGTTCACAAAGGCTTTTGCCCGAGATCCTTGAATGGGGATTGGTCTTATAGCTCTCCAGGCTGGAAACTGTTGATTGTCTAGACTGATAAGCCCATCCCCTTGTAGGCTGTCCAGGAAATTCTCAATTGGAAAACACGGCGTAGATGCTCCTTCCCACCCTTGATGGGGAGCAGCATCTTCTGAGAACTGGAAGTCTTTTCCTTGCAGATTTACTCTACAGTCTTGGCTCCCAGGTAATTCACCTGCCACCTCTTCCCAGATTTTGCATGAGGAGAGCTCTTTGTGTGAAAAGAACCTTAATTCTTCATCTTGAATATACTCCATATCCTTTCCATTCTTGTCTCCTATGAGGTTAAAGACAATTCAGAGATGAGAACTAGTAAAAGACTGGCTCAGGGACATCAGACTTTCAGACCTGAACTAATAATAGCCTAGAGAAAAAATAGGCTTTATGTATCATAACTATTAGAGCACTTATGCTTATGACAGGAAGAGGCTCCTATTAACAAGTTTTGAAGCTAAATGCTAGTATGATCCTATGAGTACCAAACTATGTCTCATCATAGAATTGCCAGGCAATAAAAGAATTTcggaatatatttttatagagaaagtTCACTTCTTCGCTTAATAATGCTGCTATAGCTAATAATATCTCACACTATTGTAACACATCCTATCTGCCAATGATGTACACATATTAACTGACTTAAACCTCAGAATAATACTGAAGCAGAAACCATTATATTACCTTCATTTTCTAATGATGAAACCAAGTCAGAGAGAGGGTAGGTAACCTGGCACACTGTTCCATCATACTGTAAGGCAGTGGTGGAGCTGGCATTTAAATGCAGGAAGCCCACACGGCCTTCTCCCTGCACTGTGTCTCAGGGGTGACTGTACTTCTGGGTATTTGTGAGCCATACTTCAGGAGGGTGCTAAATTTTCCAAAGTGCACCACCTGTGTCGTCTTGTATGAGCAGATTCAATAGGAATCCAGAAAATACTGTTAAGgcaggaagacatacaaatatttGACTTATGACCATTACTTATGCCTTGAGAACCTTTGGATCCCAGGCTGCAAAGGATCAAACTGTCATATTTACCATAGTTctggatgattttaaaaatttgtccatGTTTTCTGATATTCTTTATTggctatttttatcttttagggCTTGGGTAACAAGAACCTGTTTATAACCAGGGACTAATACTAGAAGAAAGTGAGAAATTCATCTGAGGACTCTCAATATTCTGGGACAGTCTCTCTGCCACTGGCTTGCCTTCTACTGCCTGGCTGTTTCTATTAGAGGGACGGAAGTCCAGAGGTCCCTCGCTCATTCTGGGTATGATATTCTGTGAAAGGCATAGAGAAACCATGAGAAGGTAGGAACTGAACAGAAGAAATGAAGTTGCAGAAT is part of the Nomascus leucogenys isolate Asia chromosome 17, Asia_NLE_v1, whole genome shotgun sequence genome and encodes:
- the ZNF229 gene encoding zinc finger protein 229 isoform X2 → METLTSRHEKRALHSEASAVSQDREDKIMSQEPLSFKDVAVVFTEEELELLDSTQRQLYQDVMQENFRNLLSVGDKNGKDMEYIQDEELRFFSHKELSSCKIWEEVAGELPGSQDCRVNLQGKDFQFSEDAAPHQGWEGASTPCFPIENFLDSLQGDGLISLDNQQFPAWRAIRPIPIQGSRAKAFVNQSGGVQERCKNLNTENTVYKCNWDDYSFCWISCRVDHRFPEIDEPCGCNKCRKDCIKNSVLHHINPGENGLKSNEYGNGFRDNSDLLPHPRIPLKEKPYQYHEFSKGLGHSAHLNRHQRIPTGEKSVKSLEHGWGIRQNTHIHNHPRAPVGDMRYRCDVCGKGFRYKSVLLIHQGVHTGRRPYKCEECGKAFGRSSNLLVHQRVHTGEKPYKCSECGKGFSYSSVLQVHQRLHTGEKPYTCSECGKGFCAKSALHKHRHIHPGEKPYSCGECGKGFSCSSHLSSHQKTHTSERPYQCDKCGKGFSHNLYLQAHQRVHMGQHLYKCNVCGKSFSYSSGLLMHQRLHTGEKPYKCECGKSFGRSSDLHIHQRVHTGEKPYKCSECGKGFRRNSDLHSHQRVHTGERPYVCDVCGKGFIYSSDLLIHQRVHTGEKPYKCAECGKGFSYSSGLLIHQRVHTGEKPYRCQECGKGFRCTSSLHKHQRVHTGKKPYTCDQCGKGFSYGSNLRTHQRLHTGEKPYTCYECGKGFRYGSGLLSHKRVHSGEKPYRCHVCGKGYSQSSHLQGHQRVHTGEKPYKCEECGKGFGRSSCLHVHQRVHTGEKPYTCGVCGKGFSYTSGLRNHQRVHLGKNPYK
- the ZNF229 gene encoding zinc finger protein 229 isoform X1, producing MEYIQDEELRFFSHKELSSCKIWEEVAGELPGSQDCRVNLQGKDFQFSEDAAPHQGWEGASTPCFPIENFLDSLQGDGLISLDNQQFPAWRAIRPIPIQGSRAKAFVNQSGGVQERCKNLNTENTVYKCNWDDYSFCWISCRVDHRFPEIDEPCGCNKCRKDCIKNSVLHHINPGENGLKSNEYGNGFRDNSDLLPHPRIPLKEKPYQYHEFSKGLGHSAHLNRHQRIPTGEKSVKSLEHGWGIRQNTHIHNHPRAPVGDMRYRCDVCGKGFRYKSVLLIHQGVHTGRRPYKCEECGKAFGRSSNLLVHQRVHTGEKPYKCSECGKGFSYSSVLQVHQRLHTGEKPYTCSECGKGFCAKSALHKHRHIHPGEKPYSCGECGKGFSCSSHLSSHQKTHTSERPYQCDKCGKGFSHNLYLQAHQRVHMGQHLYKCNVCGKSFSYSSGLLMHQRLHTGEKPYKCECGKSFGRSSDLHIHQRVHTGEKPYKCSECGKGFRRNSDLHSHQRVHTGERPYVCDVCGKGFIYSSDLLIHQRVHTGEKPYKCAECGKGFSYSSGLLIHQRVHTGEKPYRCQECGKGFRCTSSLHKHQRVHTGKKPYTCDQCGKGFSYGSNLRTHQRLHTGEKPYTCYECGKGFRYGSGLLSHKRVHSGEKPYRCHVCGKGYSQSSHLQGHQRVHTGEKPYKCEECGKGFGRSSCLHVHQRVHTGEKPYTCGVCGKGFSYTSGLRNHQRVHLGKNPYK